tgattttccatCTCGTATGATCCTTTACCGGTTACAGCCAAAACCCGATAGGGGCCTTCCCACGCCGGACTCAGCTTCCCGATGTTGATTTCTCTAGTGTTATGGGTTACTTTCCTCAAAATCAAGTCTCCTACTTTAAAGTAGCGGAGATTGTCCCTCCAGTTATAGAACCTTTTTATCCTCTGCTTATGCACCATCATTCTTATATATGCCAAGTGCCTACGTTCATCAAGTAATTCCAGCTTTACCAGCAATGCCTTATTATTTGCTTCTTCGTCTGTTCAGAAGAACCGTAAGGTTGGTTCTCCTACTTCCATCGGGATCAGAGCTTCTGCACCGTATACGAGAGAGAAGAGTGTCTCCCCCGTACTTGATTTTGTCGTCGTCCAGTACGCCTATAGCACGCCACGTAACTCTTCATGCCACTTGCCTTTAGCTGTTTCTAACCTCTTTTTGAGTTTTTGAATGATCACATTGTTGGTCGATTCCGCCTGTCCATAAGCGCTCAGATGGTATGGCGAAGATGTAatccttttgattttcaggtCTTCAAGAAACTTTATGACTTTGGAGCCTATGACAATCTCATTTGGTATTCCAAACCGGaaaattatgttttcccacagGAAGTCGGCCACTTCGCGCTCACCTATCTTCTGGTTAGGACCTGCTTCAAACCATTTAGTGAAGTAATTGGTTAAAATTAAACGGAATCTTACCTTTCCGAGACCTGGCGACAATGACCCgactatatccatcccccatttcatgaatggccatggggatactACTGAATGCAAGAGTTCTGCCAGTTGGTGCACCAATTGTGCATGGCGTTGACTCTTGTCGCATTTTTGAACGAATGCCTTtgcgtcttgttccatccgggtCCAGTATTATCCTGCCCTAACCAGTTTTAGCACTAACGAATttgcgccggagtggttcccacaaatTCCTTCATTGACCTCTCTCATTACGTAGTCTGGCTCCGAGGCTCCTAAACATCcggccaacgggccttgaaatAATCTCTTGTATAATTGTCTTCCCAAGAGGCTGTAGCGAGCCACTTTGGTGCGTATTGCCCGAGATGCCTTCGAGACTTCGGGCAGCTTACCATGCCAAAGATAATCGATGAACTCATTCCTCTAGTTCTAGACTAGGTTTGTTGTATTTACTTCATAATTGTCGTCTACATCCAATACCGAATGCATAAGTTGAACGACTGTACCAGAGTCAGATCCTTTCATCTCCGTGGATGACCCCAAATTGGCCAATGTATCTGCTTCTATGTTCTCATCTATCGGGATATGTGTGATCGACCACTCCCTGAATCATGCAAGGAAAGTTTGAAATTTAAtcacatattgttgcatgcgttCTTTCTTTGTGTCAAAAATCCCATATACTTGGTTCACTACCAGCTGGGAATCACATTTGATCTCTATGACCTCAGAGCCAAGTCTCTAGGCCAGTTCGAGTCCtacaatcaaagcctcatactcgcttcattgttagttaaaggaataGTTTTCATATCCCGCCTCAAGTTCTCCCCCAAAGGCGTGATTAGGACCACCATCACCGCTTCTTTAGCATTGGACCGTTTCACATTGGAGGCTCTAtccgtgaacaaggtccaaatTACTGATGTTGTTTCTGACACCATCACCACTTCTTAAGTAGCCAATGGATAATAAACCGAGACTGAAATCGACCACAAAGTCGACCAAAACTTGCGATTTGATTGCAGTCCCGAGCTTATATTCAATATCGAACTCGCTGATTTTGACCGCCCCATTTATCCAACCGGCCTGACAATTCAGGCTTGTGAAGAACATTT
This sequence is a window from Nicotiana tomentosiformis chromosome 5, ASM39032v3, whole genome shotgun sequence. Protein-coding genes within it:
- the LOC138892124 gene encoding uncharacterized protein, coding for MRQESTPCTIGAPTGRTLAFSSIPMAIHEMGDGYSRVIVARSRKGPNQKIGEREVADFLWENIIFRFGIPNEIVIGSKVIKFLEDLKIKRITSSPYHLSAYGQAESTNNVIIQKLKKRLETAKDEEANNKALLVKLELLDERRHLAYIRMMVHKQRIKRFYNWRDNLRYFKVGDLILRKVTHNTREINIGKLSPAWEGPYRVLAVTGKGSYEMENQDGVKLPSNWNVTHLKRYYC